The Synergistaceae bacterium genome includes a window with the following:
- a CDS encoding nitroreductase family protein, whose product MIKQAIKSVLGEKNIARIQRVRQAIGAARAMWHNTGRAAMSQSDRTATLCLMQVHQMEKAMVVGKTSYIDTVKYSQLIDRLSELIDGGMSPQDFTVRECAAVIHSALGQVVGHDEDKAVFAAFLEQCGIPLDFRGGVERIPRAEIFAHNDFDYHAFVSSRHSVRRFKDKIIPREAINDIVRDALYCPSICNRQPFKVYFSENPDTVKRIIKAGVEPFVAPNVHDALIVTCDRALLTPAEMNDQEFLNGGIFLGALVLSIHAHGLGSCLFQFLQVNARQEKIRQEFGISSSEVISAFVGIGEPEEEVVYACAQRRPVETVAVEL is encoded by the coding sequence ATGATCAAGCAGGCCATAAAGTCCGTACTCGGTGAGAAGAACATAGCCCGCATTCAGCGCGTACGTCAGGCGATCGGCGCGGCACGCGCAATGTGGCACAACACCGGCAGAGCAGCGATGAGCCAGTCAGACAGAACAGCAACATTGTGCCTGATGCAGGTTCACCAGATGGAGAAAGCTATGGTTGTCGGCAAGACCAGCTACATCGACACGGTCAAGTACAGCCAGCTTATCGACAGACTATCGGAGCTTATAGACGGCGGCATGTCCCCTCAGGACTTCACGGTGAGGGAATGTGCCGCTGTGATTCACTCAGCACTTGGCCAAGTTGTAGGGCATGATGAGGATAAGGCAGTCTTTGCGGCCTTCCTCGAGCAGTGCGGTATACCTCTGGACTTCAGGGGAGGAGTTGAAAGAATCCCGCGCGCGGAAATCTTCGCACACAACGACTTCGACTATCACGCGTTCGTGAGTTCGCGGCACTCGGTGAGACGCTTCAAGGACAAGATAATTCCCCGCGAGGCAATCAACGATATTGTTAGGGACGCTCTGTACTGCCCGTCAATCTGCAACCGCCAGCCCTTCAAGGTCTACTTCTCCGAGAACCCCGACACCGTCAAGCGCATCATCAAAGCCGGAGTAGAGCCCTTCGTCGCACCGAACGTCCACGACGCGCTGATAGTAACCTGCGACAGGGCATTACTGACACCCGCAGAGATGAACGACCAAGAGTTCCTGAACGGCGGAATCTTTCTCGGAGCACTGGTGCTGTCGATACACGCGCACGGTCTGGGGTCATGCTTGTTCCAGTTCCTGCAGGTGAATGCTAGGCAGGAGAAGATACGGCAGGAGTTCGGAATAAGTTCGAGCGAGGTTATCTCTGCGTTTGTAGGGATAGGCGAGCCTGAGGAGGAGGTGGTTTATGCGTGTGCGCAGAGACGGCCGGTTGAGACGGTTGCGGTGGAGCTCTAG
- a CDS encoding purine-nucleoside phosphorylase: MTTYNYEQALEAADYIRRFLPEQPETVIVSGSGLGGIADAAENTTTIDVADIPHWPGSTAPGHAGKIIIGRISSSPVIIQQGRVHYYEGHSMKAVTFPVRVFGMLGVRNYIATNAAGAINTSYSPGDIIAVRDHINLMGANPLSGSNDSRWNERFPDMSHAYSPAILSVLESFGLRQGVYAAFMGPSFETPAEVKMAGFLGADLAGMSTVPEVITANAMGLRVAVLSCVANMAAGIEPDKTLTGQEVLDVMKKSSGKLAGLLVKLIKNLNQE, encoded by the coding sequence ATGACAACTTATAACTACGAACAGGCACTAGAAGCAGCGGACTACATCAGACGCTTTCTCCCAGAACAGCCCGAAACCGTAATAGTCTCCGGCTCAGGACTAGGAGGTATTGCGGACGCGGCAGAAAACACCACAACCATAGACGTTGCTGACATTCCGCACTGGCCAGGCTCAACAGCACCAGGGCACGCGGGAAAAATCATCATCGGGAGAATTTCAAGCAGTCCCGTAATCATCCAGCAGGGCAGAGTGCATTACTACGAGGGGCACTCAATGAAGGCAGTAACTTTTCCCGTCCGTGTCTTCGGGATGCTCGGAGTGAGGAACTACATAGCCACGAATGCCGCCGGAGCAATCAACACGTCTTACAGTCCCGGAGACATCATAGCCGTAAGAGACCACATCAACCTCATGGGAGCGAACCCTCTCAGCGGTTCGAACGACTCGCGCTGGAATGAACGTTTCCCCGACATGAGCCATGCTTACAGCCCGGCGATACTCTCTGTGCTTGAAAGCTTCGGCCTGAGGCAGGGAGTTTACGCGGCATTCATGGGGCCGTCCTTCGAGACACCGGCAGAGGTGAAGATGGCGGGGTTTCTCGGCGCAGACTTGGCCGGAATGTCCACAGTCCCCGAAGTCATTACGGCAAACGCTATGGGCTTGAGGGTTGCAGTTCTGTCGTGCGTCGCGAACATGGCGGCAGGGATTGAGCCGGACAAAACTCTGACGGGGCAGGAAGTCCTCGACGTGATGAAGAAATCTTCAGGGAAACTTGCCGGGCTTCTCGTGAAACTCATAAAGAATCTGAATCAGGAGTGA
- a CDS encoding C_GCAxxG_C_C family protein has protein sequence MTAKQERAVELKNRTGDAHYNCAQAVACVFSEETGVSEETMKKLGAGFGLGMGTMEATCGALCGAQMVLGLMKYEGKPIRKDAAELYKAFTDKCGASICKELKGVGTGKVLCSCDDCVRNAVKILEGMLTQ, from the coding sequence ATGACGGCAAAACAAGAACGAGCTGTAGAGCTGAAGAACAGGACGGGCGACGCACACTACAACTGCGCACAGGCAGTAGCATGTGTATTCAGCGAAGAGACGGGAGTAAGTGAAGAGACCATGAAGAAGCTCGGAGCGGGTTTCGGTCTCGGAATGGGAACTATGGAGGCAACCTGCGGCGCGCTCTGCGGTGCACAGATGGTGCTGGGACTCATGAAGTACGAGGGCAAACCCATACGCAAGGACGCTGCGGAACTGTACAAGGCGTTCACGGACAAGTGCGGAGCCTCAATCTGTAAGGAGCTCAAGGGAGTCGGGACAGGGAAGGTATTATGTTCCTGCGACGACTGCGTAAGGAATGCAGTAAAAATTTTGGAGGGAATGTTGACGCAATGA
- the rnc gene encoding ribonuclease III produces MTEINLDALKSKARLDPHEIAFLEDGIGYTFSDKSILEQALCHSSFSHEYGLPYDNERLEFFGDSVLEFIVSRSLFRMYPDANEGELTRMRAELVKSDSLYVKAEALRIPYIVLHGHTMKTGSLPKSVTANALEAVLGAVCLDGGMGAAERVVKKLFLSDAEEQAAGTDPKLKLQMWLQKRGMPLPEYELVNVTGPSHAPTFTVRLYLSGFSHTESDRTRKGAEKKVAELVLDDLRAKFGE; encoded by the coding sequence ATGACTGAGATAAACCTTGATGCCCTCAAGAGCAAGGCACGCCTTGACCCGCACGAGATAGCGTTTCTCGAGGACGGAATAGGCTACACGTTCAGCGACAAAAGCATTCTCGAGCAGGCACTGTGCCACTCGTCATTCTCGCATGAATACGGCCTGCCCTACGACAACGAACGCTTAGAGTTCTTCGGGGACTCTGTGCTGGAATTTATCGTGAGCCGCTCGCTCTTCAGGATGTACCCTGACGCTAACGAAGGCGAACTCACGAGGATGCGCGCTGAGCTGGTGAAGTCTGACTCGCTGTACGTGAAGGCGGAAGCCCTGCGTATACCGTACATTGTCCTTCACGGGCACACGATGAAGACCGGCTCTCTCCCGAAGTCCGTAACGGCGAACGCACTCGAGGCAGTACTTGGTGCGGTGTGTCTTGACGGCGGAATGGGAGCGGCAGAACGTGTGGTGAAGAAGCTGTTTCTCAGCGACGCGGAAGAGCAGGCCGCCGGAACAGACCCGAAGCTGAAGCTGCAGATGTGGCTTCAGAAGCGCGGGATGCCTTTGCCGGAGTACGAGCTTGTGAACGTTACCGGGCCGTCTCATGCACCGACGTTCACTGTGAGGCTGTACCTGTCGGGCTTCTCGCATACAGAGAGCGACAGGACGCGCAAGGGAGCAGAGAAGAAGGTCGCTGAGCTTGTGCTTGACGACTTGAGGGCGAAATTTGGCGAGTAA
- a CDS encoding sodium/proline symporter produces MAMNYVEVSVFIIYLVFMLAIGVWFFVKDKHQTEKGYFLGDRKMGPWVAALSAGASDMSAWVLMGLPTSVYALGLGQVWIAVGLALGYSLSWIYEAPRLRAFSITANDSITIPQYLTNRFLSESKTLQIISAAVFLVAYTVYAASSIKACGTLFNTVTGINTTVAMYLAAVIVIGYTFLGGFSAVSWTDFFQGMLVLAAMLIVPIAAATMLEPGASASIDTPNYWNMFSSWQDIVSGLGWGLGYFGMPHIIIRFMSINSQKELRKSAKIGISWTLIILGFAVLVGVVGRMFIGFDDNVNANSLVFVVMTRRIFPALISGVMLSAVLAAAMSTADSQLLAAASAFASDVYHPVIRRNQATEKEMLWAGRYVVLLIALAALYIAANPDAGSIMSLVSNAWGVFGAAFGPAIMLSLFWKRFTFSGAACGIFVGAVVDIAWLMYMSHTGVYEIIPGFFAGLLAAVVVSVLSPKPSSEVEALFDRALTMSNE; encoded by the coding sequence ATGGCAATGAATTATGTAGAAGTCAGCGTATTCATCATTTATCTGGTATTCATGCTCGCAATAGGAGTATGGTTCTTCGTGAAGGACAAGCATCAGACGGAGAAGGGTTACTTCTTGGGAGACAGGAAGATGGGGCCGTGGGTTGCGGCACTTTCCGCCGGAGCGTCGGACATGAGCGCGTGGGTGTTAATGGGACTGCCTACGTCGGTTTACGCTCTCGGACTTGGCCAGGTCTGGATTGCTGTAGGTCTCGCGCTGGGCTACTCGCTGAGCTGGATCTACGAAGCCCCCAGACTTCGCGCGTTCTCGATTACGGCCAACGACTCAATCACTATCCCCCAGTACCTCACTAACCGTTTTCTGTCGGAGTCGAAGACACTGCAGATAATCTCTGCGGCAGTGTTCCTCGTGGCCTATACGGTATACGCGGCATCGAGCATCAAGGCCTGCGGTACGCTCTTCAACACCGTAACAGGCATTAACACGACCGTAGCAATGTACCTCGCGGCAGTAATCGTAATCGGCTATACGTTTCTCGGAGGGTTCAGCGCAGTATCGTGGACTGACTTCTTTCAGGGAATGCTGGTGCTTGCGGCAATGCTGATTGTCCCGATAGCGGCGGCAACAATGCTTGAGCCCGGTGCTTCTGCATCAATCGACACGCCCAACTACTGGAACATGTTTTCTTCGTGGCAGGACATAGTCTCAGGTCTGGGCTGGGGGCTCGGGTATTTCGGGATGCCTCACATCATCATCCGCTTCATGTCCATCAACTCACAGAAGGAGCTACGCAAGTCGGCCAAGATAGGCATCTCTTGGACGCTGATAATCTTGGGCTTCGCTGTTCTTGTCGGAGTAGTAGGGAGAATGTTCATCGGCTTTGATGACAATGTGAATGCGAACTCGCTCGTGTTTGTCGTGATGACGCGGAGGATTTTCCCTGCTCTGATTTCGGGCGTAATGCTCTCGGCGGTTCTTGCGGCGGCAATGAGCACTGCAGACAGTCAGCTTCTTGCGGCGGCTTCGGCGTTTGCGTCGGACGTGTACCATCCTGTTATCCGCAGGAATCAGGCTACGGAAAAAGAGATGCTCTGGGCGGGGCGTTATGTGGTTCTGCTCATCGCTCTTGCGGCACTGTACATTGCGGCGAACCCTGACGCGGGCTCGATAATGTCCCTCGTCTCCAACGCGTGGGGAGTGTTCGGAGCTGCTTTCGGCCCGGCAATAATGCTGAGCCTGTTCTGGAAGCGTTTTACGTTCTCCGGCGCGGCGTGCGGAATCTTCGTCGGTGCTGTTGTGGACATTGCGTGGTTAATGTACATGTCCCACACGGGAGTCTACGAGATAATTCCGGGCTTCTTCGCGGGACTGCTGGCGGCTGTAGTTGTGTCGGTGCTGTCGCCGAAGCCTTCATCTGAGGTTGAGGCACTCTTTGACCGTGCACTGACGATGTCGAACGAGTAA
- the fabF gene encoding beta-ketoacyl-ACP synthase II: MTNNNKRRVVVTGLGPISPIALGKKDYWQALRDGKNGISSITTFDLGDCPVTFGAEIKNFDPSVYMPGKEARRSDRAIQFAVAAAKLAVEDAGLDVKSVDPYRLGVYIGTGQGGIETSFNNFKTMLEKGSRRVSPYFIPMMISNMSTAYVAIVLGAKGPNLCVVTACATSLHSMGEAYHTIIRDDADVIVAGGTEAALRTIAIAGFASMKALSTRNDDPEHASRPFDKNRDGFVMGEGAGVVVLEELEHALARGAHIYAEFTGYGTSCDAGHITAPDPEAKGAAYATRKAITMSGWTPEQVDYINAHGTSTGLNDKMEAGMINAVFGDAAKNITVTSTKSMIGHCLGAAGGLEVIASMQAIEEGYIHPTLNYETPDPECDITISTGAGVNRNVDRLLVNSFGFGGHNGVLAFQKYND, from the coding sequence TTGACAAACAACAACAAGCGCAGAGTCGTCGTAACAGGCTTAGGCCCTATAAGCCCGATAGCGTTAGGGAAGAAAGATTACTGGCAGGCCTTGCGGGACGGCAAGAACGGAATATCGAGCATAACGACATTTGACTTGGGGGACTGTCCCGTAACGTTCGGAGCGGAGATAAAGAACTTTGACCCGAGCGTCTACATGCCCGGCAAGGAAGCCCGTAGGTCAGACCGTGCGATACAGTTCGCGGTTGCGGCGGCCAAGCTGGCAGTTGAGGACGCGGGGCTGGACGTGAAGAGCGTTGACCCTTACAGGCTGGGAGTGTACATCGGCACGGGTCAGGGAGGAATCGAGACATCCTTCAACAACTTCAAGACGATGCTGGAGAAGGGTTCGCGCAGGGTCAGCCCGTACTTCATCCCGATGATGATAAGCAACATGAGCACGGCCTACGTCGCAATAGTTCTCGGTGCTAAGGGCCCGAACCTCTGCGTAGTTACGGCGTGCGCGACATCCCTGCACTCGATGGGCGAGGCGTACCACACAATAATACGCGATGATGCAGACGTGATTGTCGCCGGAGGAACTGAAGCGGCACTTCGCACGATAGCGATTGCAGGCTTCGCGTCGATGAAGGCACTCTCAACCCGCAACGATGATCCCGAGCACGCCAGCAGGCCGTTCGACAAGAACAGGGACGGCTTCGTGATGGGCGAGGGTGCAGGTGTAGTTGTGCTCGAGGAGCTGGAGCACGCACTTGCACGCGGAGCGCACATTTACGCGGAGTTCACGGGCTACGGGACTTCCTGCGATGCCGGGCACATTACCGCCCCTGACCCCGAAGCTAAGGGAGCAGCCTACGCAACGCGCAAAGCCATAACGATGTCGGGCTGGACACCAGAGCAGGTGGACTACATCAACGCTCACGGGACATCCACCGGCCTCAATGACAAGATGGAAGCCGGAATGATTAATGCAGTCTTCGGAGACGCGGCCAAGAACATCACAGTTACTTCAACGAAGTCGATGATTGGCCACTGCTTGGGAGCTGCAGGAGGCCTCGAGGTCATCGCGTCGATGCAGGCCATCGAGGAAGGCTACATTCACCCGACACTGAACTACGAGACTCCTGACCCTGAATGCGACATCACGATCTCCACCGGCGCGGGCGTGAACAGAAACGTAGACCGCCTTCTCGTCAACAGCTTCGGCTTCGGCGGGCACAACGGAGTGTTAGCGTTCCAGAAGTACAATGACTGA
- a CDS encoding M23 family metallopeptidase: MRTRKFLLSVLFLLLCSSSASAASWVNFPTSWDLGQAFAVSITSTADYSSPSVTWMDRSIALNVEQGGAGKISYALLGTDVRKVKPGSYPIRFEFVQGGRKYKASGFITIRAKDYPKENLTVNPKMVNPPKKELKRIRNESQLVGAALRSMTTPRQWTTPPQPPLTNITLTSQYGKSRVYNGQPRAGHNGADIRAVTGTKVRAPFAGTVILTGFHYYAGGSVYIDSGNGVITAFFHLSEINVKKGDSVVKGQVVAKSGATGRVTGPHLHYSLILGGQFVDPIPLLSTSITQMLKLGTKSMVNN, encoded by the coding sequence ATGCGCACAAGAAAATTTCTGCTGTCAGTGCTGTTTCTCCTGCTCTGCTCCTCCTCAGCATCAGCAGCATCATGGGTGAACTTTCCCACGAGCTGGGACTTGGGACAGGCTTTCGCGGTCTCGATAACCTCCACAGCCGACTACTCTTCGCCGTCAGTTACGTGGATGGACAGGAGCATTGCCCTCAATGTAGAGCAGGGAGGAGCGGGGAAAATCTCCTACGCTCTGCTCGGCACTGACGTGAGGAAGGTCAAGCCGGGCAGCTACCCTATACGTTTCGAGTTCGTTCAGGGCGGCAGGAAGTACAAGGCCTCAGGGTTCATAACGATACGCGCCAAAGATTACCCGAAGGAGAACCTCACGGTGAATCCCAAGATGGTCAACCCTCCGAAGAAGGAGCTCAAGCGAATACGTAACGAATCCCAGCTCGTCGGCGCAGCTCTCCGCTCTATGACAACGCCGAGACAGTGGACAACGCCGCCCCAGCCTCCTCTGACGAACATAACTTTGACGAGCCAGTACGGCAAGAGCCGCGTCTACAACGGACAGCCCAGAGCCGGGCACAACGGAGCTGACATCAGGGCGGTTACCGGCACGAAGGTGCGTGCTCCGTTCGCGGGGACGGTGATACTGACGGGTTTCCACTATTACGCGGGCGGGAGCGTCTACATTGACTCCGGCAACGGTGTAATCACGGCTTTCTTCCACCTGAGCGAGATAAACGTCAAGAAGGGTGATAGTGTCGTCAAGGGGCAGGTTGTGGCCAAGTCCGGCGCGACTGGAAGGGTTACAGGCCCTCACCTTCACTACAGCCTGATTCTGGGCGGGCAGTTCGTTGACCCGATACCGCTTCTGTCGACGAGCATTACGCAGATGCTGAAGCTTGGCACGAAGTCTATGGTGAACAACTGA
- the flhA gene encoding flagellar biosynthesis protein FlhA encodes MSFTLPEAAAASVPSMRKKVQSYSDIGVALLMVLIIIMMVVPLPTWLIDILLAMNITLGVVTLLVTFYVKRALDLSIFPTLLLISTLFRLSLNVSTTRLILLYGNAGELINAFGNFVVGGNYVVGIIMFLILVIIQMLVITKGAERVAEVAARFTLDAMPGKQMSIDADLNSGLIDEQGAKQRRQDIQREADFYGAMDGASKFVKGDAIAGLIITTINIVGGLSIGIFMRGMDAAQAAGHYSLLTVGDGLVGQIPALLMSTAMGVIVTRAAASSELGPDLINSFTRYPRPLYIASGMLMSMGLIPGLPTVPFVSLSLLTGALGYAVSREANVQAINAEEQAALAPGTAGQVPAGAPGAPSAPGAQAEPPKAEPVSPEDVMKLLTVEPMEAEIGYAIIPLIDPGQGGDMLDRIGTIRKQMALEMGIVVPPIRIRDNIQIKPTEYILRVKGAEAGRGELLPDHYLAMNTGAVAEDLIGVPTKEPAFGLPALWISPDLRDKAEAMGYTVVDAPSVLATHLSEVIRKNGAELLTRQEVQKLTDMVKENSPAVVNDLLASLSLGEIQKVLQNLIREQIPIRDLVTIFEALADFGKMSRSVDFLTERAREALSRLISLKIQGPDGVITAATLSPNWEQKITAGVDGDLARGWQLNLDPREVQRMISAISRAMEEMIVKNLPPVLLVHPDVRLIVRRLIEGSISNIFVVSYNEITRGVQIKTVGMVE; translated from the coding sequence ATGAGTTTCACTTTGCCAGAGGCCGCCGCCGCAAGCGTACCAAGTATGCGCAAGAAGGTTCAGAGCTATTCCGATATCGGCGTGGCTCTCCTTATGGTGCTCATCATCATCATGATGGTCGTTCCCCTGCCGACCTGGCTCATTGATATACTGCTCGCGATGAACATAACTCTCGGCGTGGTTACGCTGCTTGTTACGTTCTACGTCAAGAGAGCGTTAGACCTCTCTATCTTCCCGACGCTGCTCCTGATTTCTACGCTGTTCCGCCTGTCGCTCAACGTCTCCACAACGAGGCTCATACTGCTTTACGGCAACGCAGGCGAACTCATCAACGCCTTCGGGAATTTCGTTGTCGGCGGAAATTACGTCGTGGGAATAATCATGTTCCTGATTCTGGTCATCATTCAGATGCTGGTAATCACTAAGGGTGCTGAACGTGTCGCAGAAGTCGCCGCGCGTTTCACTCTCGACGCAATGCCTGGCAAGCAGATGTCAATTGATGCTGACCTCAACAGCGGACTTATCGACGAGCAGGGAGCGAAGCAGAGAAGGCAGGACATTCAGCGCGAGGCGGACTTCTATGGAGCGATGGACGGTGCAAGCAAGTTCGTGAAGGGAGACGCAATCGCCGGCCTCATAATCACCACGATAAACATTGTCGGCGGGCTCTCAATCGGAATCTTCATGCGCGGAATGGACGCGGCTCAGGCAGCAGGACATTACAGCCTTCTTACCGTAGGGGACGGACTCGTCGGACAGATTCCCGCCCTGCTGATGTCTACCGCAATGGGCGTAATCGTTACGCGTGCCGCCGCAAGCTCAGAACTTGGCCCGGACCTCATCAACTCCTTCACGCGTTACCCGAGACCGCTGTATATCGCTTCGGGTATGCTTATGTCGATGGGACTTATTCCCGGACTGCCTACAGTGCCTTTCGTGTCGTTGTCCTTACTCACGGGAGCACTGGGCTATGCCGTCAGCCGTGAAGCGAACGTTCAGGCAATCAACGCCGAAGAACAGGCCGCACTCGCACCCGGAACAGCAGGCCAAGTCCCCGCCGGAGCACCCGGAGCACCTTCCGCGCCCGGAGCACAGGCCGAACCTCCGAAGGCCGAGCCGGTGTCTCCTGAAGACGTGATGAAGCTCCTCACGGTTGAACCGATGGAGGCAGAGATTGGGTACGCGATTATCCCGCTGATTGACCCGGGACAGGGCGGAGACATGCTCGACAGAATCGGCACGATACGCAAGCAGATGGCCTTAGAGATGGGGATTGTCGTTCCGCCGATACGAATCCGCGACAACATACAGATAAAGCCCACAGAGTACATATTAAGGGTGAAGGGTGCAGAGGCCGGAAGAGGCGAACTTCTCCCCGACCACTACCTCGCCATGAACACAGGAGCAGTCGCAGAAGACCTCATCGGCGTTCCCACGAAAGAACCGGCATTCGGGCTTCCCGCGCTGTGGATTTCGCCAGACCTGCGGGACAAGGCAGAGGCGATGGGTTACACGGTCGTTGATGCTCCGTCAGTGCTTGCAACGCATTTGAGCGAGGTAATCAGGAAGAACGGCGCAGAACTCCTCACGCGTCAGGAAGTCCAGAAGCTCACTGACATGGTCAAGGAGAACTCTCCTGCTGTCGTCAATGACCTGTTAGCGTCGCTGTCTCTGGGTGAGATTCAGAAGGTTCTGCAAAACCTCATACGCGAACAGATACCGATACGCGACCTCGTTACGATCTTTGAGGCACTCGCTGACTTCGGCAAGATGTCCCGTAGTGTCGACTTCCTCACCGAACGCGCAAGAGAAGCACTCTCACGCCTAATCTCCTTGAAGATTCAGGGCCCGGACGGAGTGATTACAGCCGCGACTCTCTCGCCGAACTGGGAGCAGAAGATTACGGCCGGTGTTGACGGAGATTTGGCACGGGGCTGGCAGCTGAACTTAGACCCGCGCGAAGTTCAGAGGATGATTTCCGCAATATCCCGCGCAATGGAAGAGATGATCGTCAAGAACCTTCCGCCCGTGCTGCTGGTTCACCCTGATGTGAGGCTGATTGTGCGCAGGCTCATTGAAGGCTCGATAAGCAACATCTTCGTTGTGTCGTACAACGAGATAACGCGCGGAGTACAGATAAAGACAGTCGGAATGGTGGAGTAG
- the acpP gene encoding acyl carrier protein, with translation MATITKEEAVAKLKFIVSDRLKVEEDQVTPEKNFVEDLGADSLDIVELIMGIEEEFEIDIPDEEAEKLTSVGEAMDYTLKKLGVED, from the coding sequence ATGGCGACAATCACAAAGGAAGAGGCTGTAGCAAAGCTGAAGTTTATAGTGTCCGACCGTCTCAAGGTTGAGGAAGACCAGGTAACCCCCGAGAAGAACTTTGTCGAGGATCTGGGAGCTGACTCGCTGGACATAGTGGAGCTCATCATGGGAATCGAGGAAGAGTTCGAGATCGATATTCCTGACGAGGAGGCCGAGAAGCTGACATCAGTCGGCGAGGCAATGGATTACACGCTCAAGAAACTCGGCGTGGAGGACTAA
- a CDS encoding mannose-1-phosphate guanylyltransferase, translating to MSNTYALILSGGSGTRLWPLSRESFPKQFLALHGERTLLQTTALRMLNVVPLEFLRVISGAKWHDLVNAQATEVFGAENLPEGFIIEEPCARGTAPAILLAVEELLSKGAEADDVMIVAPSDAFIRDSRIFAEALKVSVRAARDGYIATLGIAPTRPDTGFGYIRQGKALEGGYCEAERFVEKPDLKTAQEYLRSGSYFWNGGIFIFTPRCLYAELENADPELFALAKRKAVRSEFAGVKNVAFDVAVMEKAERVAVVPLVNSGWSDVGSWDALHDDVLEHDESRNVVVGDGLLLESENCFVHSRGKLAVLNGVNDLVVVDTPDALFITRRGKSQEVRGVVKHLREMGMTDKV from the coding sequence ATGAGCAATACCTACGCACTTATCCTCAGCGGGGGAAGCGGGACGAGACTGTGGCCGCTCTCGCGGGAGAGTTTTCCGAAGCAGTTTCTTGCTCTTCACGGCGAACGCACGCTTCTGCAGACTACGGCTCTGCGTATGCTTAACGTTGTACCGCTCGAGTTCCTGCGTGTTATTTCCGGCGCAAAGTGGCACGACCTCGTGAACGCTCAGGCTACAGAGGTTTTCGGTGCAGAGAATCTTCCTGAGGGCTTCATCATCGAGGAGCCTTGCGCGAGAGGTACTGCTCCGGCAATTCTGCTTGCGGTCGAAGAATTGCTGTCGAAGGGTGCAGAGGCTGATGATGTCATGATCGTTGCACCTAGCGACGCGTTCATCAGGGACAGCAGAATCTTCGCGGAGGCACTTAAGGTTTCGGTTAGGGCGGCGCGGGACGGGTACATTGCGACGCTGGGGATTGCTCCGACACGGCCTGATACAGGCTTCGGGTACATCCGGCAGGGGAAGGCACTTGAAGGAGGTTACTGCGAGGCTGAAAGGTTCGTGGAGAAACCTGACCTCAAGACAGCGCAGGAGTATCTGCGTTCGGGCTCGTACTTCTGGAACGGAGGAATCTTCATCTTCACGCCCCGATGCCTTTACGCTGAGCTTGAGAACGCTGACCCTGAGCTCTTCGCGCTGGCCAAGAGGAAGGCTGTACGCTCGGAGTTCGCGGGAGTGAAGAACGTTGCGTTCGATGTTGCCGTGATGGAGAAGGCAGAACGTGTCGCTGTTGTGCCGCTGGTGAACTCGGGGTGGTCTGATGTAGGTTCGTGGGACGCGCTTCACGATGACGTTCTCGAGCACGACGAGAGCAGGAATGTCGTTGTCGGCGATGGTCTGCTTCTGGAGAGCGAGAATTGCTTTGTGCATTCGCGGGGGAAGCTGGCTGTCCTGAACGGCGTTAATGATCTGGTTGTGGTGGATACGCCGGATGCGCTGTTCATCACGAGGCGGGGGAAGTCTCAGGAGGTCAGGGGCGTGGTGAAGCACCTGCGTGAAATGGGTATGACCGACAAGGTTTGA
- a CDS encoding 30S ribosomal protein S20, protein MPNKKSAEKRVKTAERNRLYNRHWSSMCKTAVKKLLKAAAAGDAEAARKVFDSAQSVIDKAVAKGVMHKNTAARRKELMARHLKAMNA, encoded by the coding sequence ATGCCCAACAAGAAGTCAGCAGAGAAGCGCGTAAAGACAGCCGAGCGCAATCGGTTATACAACAGGCACTGGTCATCCATGTGCAAGACCGCCGTCAAGAAACTCCTCAAGGCCGCCGCAGCCGGAGACGCAGAAGCTGCCCGCAAGGTCTTCGACAGCGCACAGAGCGTTATCGACAAAGCAGTGGCGAAAGGCGTAATGCACAAGAACACCGCCGCCCGCCGCAAGGAACTAATGGCCAGACACCTTAAGGCAATGAACGCATAA